One genomic segment of Mycolicibacterium neworleansense includes these proteins:
- a CDS encoding N-acyl-D-amino-acid deacylase family protein → MSYDLCIRGGTIVDGLGGEPYVGDVAVRDGVIAAIGSVAGTAEREIDATGLLVTPGFVDLHTHYDGQAIWSDRLNPSSAHGVTTAVMGNCGVGFAPCRPDDHDVLVDVMAGVEDIPGVVMVDGLPWTWETFPEFLDALSSRRLDIDVAAFLPHSPLRVYVMGRRGVDREPATTEDLALMRKLAAEAVTCGALGFASSRLTIHKTESGKPIPSYDAGYAEIEAIARGVDDAGGGLIQFVPDLVAGDYEPALQTVFDVAADVGLPVTFTLAIGNAGPPFFEDALRMVEKANTDGGNITAQIFPRPIGLVLGLELSGNPFVLYPSYREIAHLPLAERVAEMRKPEVRQRILGDSAASDGHPLMFAVQAWDYMYPLGEQPDYEPDPSNSIGARARARGVDPLEEAYDRLLDDDGHAMLLVTLANFRDNSLDTVAELIRRDDVILGLGDGGAHYGMICDASFPTYLLTHWVRDRGAGTLRVADAVRELTSVPARVAGLADRGRIALGYKADLNVIDHAALRLHRPVVAYDLPGGGRRLDQSADGYVATVVSGEIIAENGVPTDARPGRLVRGRQPAPM, encoded by the coding sequence ATGAGCTACGACCTGTGCATCCGCGGCGGGACCATTGTCGACGGTCTGGGCGGCGAACCGTACGTGGGCGACGTCGCGGTGCGCGATGGAGTGATCGCCGCAATCGGTTCCGTGGCCGGGACGGCCGAACGCGAGATCGACGCCACCGGGTTGTTGGTCACCCCGGGTTTCGTCGATCTGCACACGCACTACGACGGTCAGGCGATCTGGTCGGACCGGCTCAATCCGTCCTCGGCGCACGGGGTCACCACCGCGGTGATGGGTAACTGCGGTGTCGGGTTCGCGCCCTGCCGCCCAGACGATCACGACGTGCTCGTCGATGTGATGGCCGGCGTGGAGGACATTCCGGGGGTCGTCATGGTCGACGGGCTGCCCTGGACGTGGGAGACGTTCCCCGAGTTCCTCGATGCCCTGTCCTCGCGCCGCCTGGACATCGACGTGGCCGCGTTCCTACCGCACTCCCCGCTGCGGGTGTACGTGATGGGCCGGCGCGGCGTGGACCGAGAACCGGCCACCACCGAGGATCTGGCACTCATGCGCAAGCTTGCCGCCGAGGCCGTGACCTGCGGCGCGCTGGGGTTCGCCTCGTCCCGTCTGACGATCCACAAGACCGAGAGCGGCAAGCCGATTCCCAGTTATGACGCCGGCTACGCGGAGATCGAGGCGATCGCCCGTGGGGTCGACGACGCCGGTGGCGGCCTGATCCAGTTCGTCCCCGATCTGGTCGCCGGCGACTACGAACCGGCGCTGCAGACGGTGTTCGACGTGGCCGCCGACGTGGGGTTGCCCGTCACGTTCACATTGGCGATCGGCAATGCCGGGCCGCCGTTCTTCGAGGACGCGCTGCGCATGGTGGAGAAGGCGAACACCGACGGCGGCAACATCACCGCGCAGATCTTCCCCCGCCCGATCGGACTGGTGCTCGGCCTTGAGCTGTCGGGCAACCCGTTCGTCCTCTACCCCAGCTACCGCGAGATCGCCCACCTGCCGCTCGCCGAGCGTGTCGCCGAGATGCGCAAACCCGAAGTCCGCCAACGGATTCTGGGCGATTCCGCGGCCAGCGACGGACATCCGCTGATGTTCGCCGTCCAGGCCTGGGACTACATGTATCCGCTGGGCGAGCAGCCCGATTACGAGCCCGACCCGTCGAACTCGATCGGTGCCCGGGCCCGGGCTCGCGGCGTCGACCCGCTCGAGGAGGCCTACGACCGCCTGCTCGACGACGACGGGCACGCCATGCTGCTGGTCACGCTGGCCAACTTCCGCGACAACTCCCTCGACACCGTCGCCGAGTTGATCCGGCGCGACGACGTCATCCTGGGTCTCGGCGATGGAGGCGCGCATTACGGCATGATCTGCGACGCGAGCTTCCCGACCTACCTGCTGACGCACTGGGTACGCGACCGGGGTGCGGGCACGCTGCGCGTCGCCGACGCCGTCCGGGAGCTGACCTCGGTACCTGCGCGTGTCGCCGGGCTGGCCGATCGTGGACGAATTGCGTTGGGCTACAAGGCCGATCTCAATGTCATCGACCATGCGGCACTGCGGTTGCACCGGCCGGTCGTCGCCTACGACCTCCCCGGGGGCGGGCGCCGCCTTGACCAGTCCGCGGACGGTTATGTCGCGACCGTGGTGTCCGGGGAGATCATCGCCGAGAACGGGGTCCCGACGGACGCGCGCCCCGGACGTCTGGTCCGCGGCAGACAACCTGCACCCATGTGA
- a CDS encoding endonuclease domain-containing protein: MEPFIGSAAVRRGELTRRRLARDHVALYRDVYVRRDLELTARIRAQAAWLSTGATLAGTSAAAVLGTKWLNPDRPAEIIRADRRMPAGMVVHSWTLSPTEMCTVAGMDLTSPARTAFDLGRSYRCEVAVPLVDALLNATDIKPADVLAVAEAHPGARGVARLRSVLPLLDGGAESPQESRLRLIVVGAGLPTPETQIEFHELHIRVDMGWREWKVAVEYDGVQHWTDRRQRSWDIDRIALLEEAGWSVVRVSAEMMSRPHIVIDRVRAKLRAAGCPI; encoded by the coding sequence ATGGAACCCTTCATCGGAAGTGCCGCGGTACGCCGCGGTGAGTTGACCCGACGCCGGCTGGCCCGCGATCACGTCGCGCTCTATCGGGATGTGTACGTCAGGCGCGATCTTGAGCTGACCGCCCGGATCAGAGCTCAGGCGGCCTGGCTGTCCACCGGTGCGACGCTTGCCGGAACCTCGGCCGCCGCCGTACTGGGCACCAAGTGGTTGAACCCGGACAGGCCCGCGGAAATCATCCGCGCCGACCGACGCATGCCCGCGGGGATGGTCGTGCACTCGTGGACACTCAGCCCCACCGAGATGTGCACGGTCGCCGGGATGGATCTGACCAGCCCGGCCCGCACAGCGTTCGACCTCGGTCGGTCATACCGTTGTGAAGTCGCCGTCCCACTCGTGGATGCTCTGCTCAACGCCACCGACATCAAGCCCGCCGATGTACTCGCCGTGGCCGAGGCTCACCCGGGCGCCAGAGGTGTCGCGCGGCTACGTTCGGTGTTGCCCTTGCTCGATGGTGGTGCCGAGTCTCCTCAGGAGAGCAGGCTGCGGCTGATCGTCGTTGGTGCCGGCTTGCCGACTCCCGAGACCCAGATCGAGTTTCATGAACTGCACATCCGCGTCGACATGGGATGGCGGGAATGGAAGGTCGCGGTCGAATACGACGGCGTTCAGCACTGGACCGACCGGCGCCAGCGATCCTGGGACATCGACCGCATCGCGTTGCTGGAGGAGGCCGGTTGGTCGGTCGTCCGGGTCAGCGCGGAGATGATGTCCCGGCCGCACATCGTGATCGATCGCGTGCGGGCCAAGCTGCGGGCCGCCGGTTGCCCGATTTGA
- a CDS encoding VOC family protein — MIDHFGINCTDFTKASQFYDTVLGVLGYSRQMDYGVAIGYGTDGHPDFWIADASAGDAGGPNREIHVAFQAADVDAVTAFYDAALKLGAESLHAPRLWPEYHPGYFGAFVRDPDGNNVEAVFHGAPPAQ; from the coding sequence GTGATCGATCACTTCGGTATCAACTGCACCGACTTCACCAAGGCCTCCCAGTTCTACGACACCGTGCTGGGCGTGCTGGGCTACAGCCGGCAGATGGACTACGGCGTGGCCATCGGCTACGGCACCGACGGGCATCCGGACTTCTGGATCGCCGACGCCAGCGCAGGCGATGCCGGCGGGCCTAACCGGGAGATCCATGTCGCCTTCCAGGCCGCGGACGTGGACGCCGTCACGGCGTTCTACGACGCCGCGCTCAAGCTGGGTGCCGAGTCGCTGCACGCGCCGCGGCTGTGGCCCGAGTACCACCCGGGTTACTTCGGCGCCTTCGTCCGCGATCCCGACGGCAACAACGTCGAGGCGGTCTTCCACGGCGCGCCACCCGCGCAGTAG